In one window of Microplitis demolitor isolate Queensland-Clemson2020A chromosome 4, iyMicDemo2.1a, whole genome shotgun sequence DNA:
- the LOC103572569 gene encoding interleukin enhancer-binding factor 2 encodes MVRGRGGIIRGRGGIGRGMGFIRKQFILRHLFDYTLCEAAFPPVKPMPDESDFTMALLKKNSDMCPTPKEQTAILDLTVKLQSVLDNLIVAPGTFEACQLEEVRKVGSFKKGTMIKGHNIADIVVILKTLPTKTAVEALGNKVYLDLKTVNPKDIFKLTQTERGFDISNNEALVKVLITTLHQNLRKLESDQHIDVKICQGHLAAIRHSRWFEENAHHSSIKILIRLLRDLRSRFEGFEPLSPWMLDLLAHNAIMNNPGRQALPINQAYRRVLQLLSSGLFLPGSAGISDPCESGNIRVHTAMTLEQQDLVCLTAQTLLRVLAHGGYRPLLEGANKLAVEMSVWPGGVVASPLDKAYEPPTDQEQQEDMDESNEEMMTDTT; translated from the exons atggtTAGAGGAAGAGGTGGAATTATTCGAGGCCGAGGTGGAATTGGTCGTGGAATGGGATTTAtaagaaaacaatttattttacggcatttatttgattatacTCTTTGTGAAGCAGCATTTCCTCCAGTAAAACCTATGCCTGATGAATCGGATTTTACAATGgcattattgaaaaaaaattctgacatGTGTCCGACTCCTAAAGAGCAAACTGCTATTTTAGATCTTACTGTTAAATTACAAAGTGTAttggataatttaattgtagcTCCAGGAACTTTTGAAGCTtgt caACTCGAAGAAGTAAGAAAGGTAGGCAGTTTTAAAAAAGGTACAATGATTAAGGGCCACAATATTGCtgatattgttgttattttaaaaactctacCAACAAAAACAGCAGTTGAAGCTCTTGgcaataaagtttatttagatttaaaaacagTTAATCCaaaagatatatttaaattaactcaaaCTGAACGTGGTTTTGATATTTCTAATAATGAAGCATTggttaaagttttaataacaACACTACATCAAAATTTACGTAAACTTGAATCTGATCAGCATATTGATGTTAAAATTTGCCAAGGTCATTTAGCTGCCATACGACATTCACGTTGGTTTGAAGAAAATGCTCATCATtctagtattaaaattttaattagattgCTTAGAGATTTAAGAAGCAGATTTGAAGGTTTTGAACCACTTTCACCATGGATGCTTGATCTTTTGGCTCATAATGCTATTATGAATAATCCTGGTAGACAAGCATTACCAATAAATCAAGCTTATCGACGAGTTCTTCAACTTTTATCATCTGGACTTTTTTTACCAGGTTCAGCag gtATATCAGATCCATGTGAAAGTGGAAATATTAGAGTACACACAGCAATGACTCTTGAGCAACAGGATTTAGTATGTTTGACTGCTCAAACTTTATTACGGGTATTAGCTCACGGTGGTTATCGTCCTCTATTAGAGGGTGCTAATAAATTAGCTGTTGAAATGAGTGTTTGGCCAGGGGGTGTTGTCGCTAGTCCTTTGGACAAAGCATACGAGCCTCCAACTGATCAAGAACAACAAGAAGACATGGATGAAAGCAATGAAGAAATGATGACTGATactacataa
- the LOC103572568 gene encoding uncharacterized protein LOC103572568 has translation MSSFLEPCDAGSPSMSKTEDNLSNSEGPLLKKNIGRNHTSSSTDITTFNKRSKSPSRSVSQDLSSSSKSFDNDKKRYCLWALTLILAMIGFSNLLLSITIISVLRVSQGMESLEIISNENLVKFYGKTDLDRVCIDEGVCQGYGDEPMELSGDDSGIHLSVKNRRHDHSRGNLWILQNGTTVSQIESFEIKDYRTGDAFFSTDFPNFGLPSGVGRINVRVAQTHRIIAPINETLNIDSNREVTMHGAESLVMDSKKIIWMADNQVRLKSNDTIVLNAAKGVYLDTKKIPIVQGFVSSNSNNDASSLSQYKVCVCMPEGKLFRIQVPPGNLRVNCARVSMSSDHNPCL, from the exons atgtcGAGTTTTTTGGAGCCTTGTGATGCTGGCTCACCATCAATGTCAAAAACTGAGGATAATTTGTCAAATAGTGAAGGCcctcttttaaaaaaaaatattggacGTAATCATACATCTTCcag tacgGATATAACAACATTTAATAAACGTTCAAAATCTCCATCACGTTCTGTATCTCAAGATCTTTCTTCATCTTCCAAGTCatttgataatgataaaaaacgcTATTGTCTTTGGGCATTGACATTAATTCTTGCAATGATAGGTTTTAGTAATCTTCTTCTAagtataacaattatttctgTTTTAAGAGTGTCTCAGGGAATGGAATCtcttgaaataatttcaaatgaaaatctTGTTAAATTTTACGGAAAAACTGATCTTGATCGG gtTTGCATTGATGAAGGTGTATGCCAAGGGTATGGAGATGAGCCAATGGAATTGTCTGGTGATGATTCGGGTATACATTTAAGTGTGAAAAATCGACGTCATGATCATTCTCGAGGTAATTTGTGGATTCTACAAAATGGTACAACTGTATCACAAATTGAATCATTTGAGATAAAAGATTATAGAACTGGagatgcatttttttcaactgatTTTCCGAATTTCGGATTACCTAGCGGTGTTGGAAGAATAAATGTTAGAGTAGCACAAACTCACCGGATTATTGCACCAATTAatgaaactttaaatattgattctAATCGAGAGGTTACAATGCATGGAGCTGAAAGTCTTGTTAtggatagtaaaaaaataatttggatgGCTGATAATCAAGTACGACTTAAAAGTAACGATACTATTGTACTAAATGCAGCAAAAGGTGTTTATTTAGACACTAAAAAAATACCTATCGTACAAGGTTTTGTGTCAagcaatagtaataatgatgcATCTAGTTTATCACAATATAAAGTTTGCGTTTGTATGCCTGAAGGTAAACTTTTTAGAATTCAAGTCCCACCTGGCAACCTTAGAGTTAATTGTGCTCGAGTCAGTATGTCATCTGACCATAATccttgtttataa
- the LOC103572587 gene encoding myb-like protein A, with product MSSENNKVQKPCVFCNDPENNEIKYGKIYQHNEIITHYYCLLLSSNMQQRGKDEEGILGFLPVDIQRELNRGKRLKCSFCGKKGATLGCVNKKCKKVFHLPCGLKNNTLHQFFDQFKSFCQTHRPIQQIDISVRDSTPECTMCYICYDVVSRKDIYKTLWAPCCKKNAWFHRDCVQQLALSAGYFFKCPLCNNKKEFQTAMQESGIFVPSQDASWELVPNAFHELLYRHNRCDANECKCPLGRDHISTNNPEWELILCRTCGSQGTHVTCGKLKWPKISWDCNDCLSILSKNFNETTSNNNNYNAATTTTTIVTTIDSDNDVDIDEDDDDDDDDDDDDDDDDDEDDDDSESDISLGHNSACNLINKINISSINLKPGPRSAKLKQLHKTVKILPELPATIEQLNNILDEQQAKNYFQPNVSTSKNQSNNTINNLKNSQHYQKEIEKNNEKKKKKEEEEEEEEISILEVKKIEKPLSRVATLTQKTTSNLLNNSENANIIDEISFNSSVNKYPELSIERTKKLGSETTLCQQRLRLDNDNISSISQPTTAAAIPNIDITTHQIPTSPSALENNNNNNNNNINNNRVVEDVIIVESDDENDQLLLTSSQSLQIPVVTVENTLSSLLVNKQVDNQLDQFSTQSKLVTTTESIEINNDVIINSEDSLMNIKITGVTSLPPEVFAQVPDISNNTTNNSIDSTTLNLTQNLISSSSSSSSSSSSSSSALFNVNNHFTSTVLTAVPVTSIFNKRKADSPSVLSRLVDKVNDVIDKNNKELMNVSCPKRPRQDLSSESYYTTSSTTATTTTIITTTPLTTNTCTTCISSNSLNVATNMITTTKSQQNYFKNYSKSINSDISTSNQYNNGISLANSAVIKVYNQQYIVPLGETTDDSAPTMSITPEQTIMSLNDISSRLSGQQINSDGDAGSKPADELTVCPTTTTTTTPSSSPSPTTTTTDIIVKPIPELHSSATGATSATETSELSTTPTATTTATATESALFSSIELLQKLSSLSKISTKSPDDDPGAARTRITIPRTRKYDHTISDQTNDNTRSNRFGLIKHKVSLRDLKFRVCSGNSIEITMDDNYRMNVNLDTAIKSSINGQRLRSGRSGVCLVKPRSSRVRGPKSKRKNHEDCVNYNLTTNNDDTITVVNNSLILSKNDDSASNEEIRDSNNILLSLNSTKTTTTTTSIPAASYSASNNNECNLVNNKNYNNQSHQRDTAKENLVPDKLYQQSNNTIDSLAKHDNNNVNIKKSHVEFIRRKLRSSKHFSDIDENFTDTSYNNNNNSNNNNNSNNNNNNNNNNNNNNNNNNNNNNDDDDDDDGIRCHVSIDLNRIKSLIDLKPNLFIKKTRSWDKLINLNDNELNLKFNNSISERNRGLKRSYSFDNISSSNHYKFITPTTINITTANNTVTTTITTTTTMTNLSDNNTFSSEIMFDSQQSKKIKKRRRSFKKSNRVR from the exons ATGtcatcggaaaataataaagtacaAAAACCTTGTGTTTTTTGCAATGATCCTGAAAATAATGAGATAAAATATGGTAAAATTTACCAACATAATGAAATCATCACTCATTATTATTGcctg ttattgtCATCAAATATGCAGCAAAGAGGAAAAGATGAAGAAGGTATACTTGGTTTTTTACCAGTTGATATTCAACGTGAATTAAATCGAGGAAAAAGGCTCAAGTGTTCGTTTTGTGGTAAAAAAGGTGCAACATTGGGttgtgttaataaaaaatgtaaaaaagtaTTCCATTTACCGTGtggacttaaaaataatacacttcatcaattttttgatcaatttaaGTCTTTTTGCCAAACTCATCGACCCATACAGCAAATTGATATAAGTGTACGTGATTCAACACCAGAATGTACAATGTGTTATATTTGTTATGATGTTGTATCACgtaaagatatatataaaacattatGGGCACcttgttgcaaaaaaaatgcatgGTTTCATCGTGATTGTGTTCAACAATTGGCATTGAGTgctggttatttttttaaatgcccattatgtaataataaaaaagaatttcaaaCTGCCATGCAAGAATCTGGTATATTTGTTCCAAGTCAAGATGCGTCATGGGAATTAGTACCAAATGCATTTCATGAATTACTTTATCGACATAATAGATGTGATGCTAATGAATGTAAATGTCCTTTGGGTAGAGATCACATCAGTACCAATAACCCTGAATGGGAATTAATTCTTTGTCGTACTTGTGGTTCACAAGGTACCCATGTTACTTGTGGCAAACTCAAATGGCCTAAAATTTCATGGGATTGTAATGATTGTCTTTCAAtactttctaaaaattttaacgaaacaacaagtaataataataattataatgctgctactactactactaccatTGTAACTACTATTGATTCTGATAACGATGTTGATATTGAtgaggatgatgatgatgatgacgatgatgatgacgatgatgatgatgatgatgacgaagatgatgatgattcaGAATCTGATATTTCACTTGGTCATAACTCAgcatgtaatttaattaataaaataaatatttcatcaataaatttaaaaccagGACCTAGATCTGCAAAGCTCAAACAACTTCACAAGACTGTTAAAATATTACCAGAATTACCGGCAACAattgaacaattaaataatatcctAGATGAACAACaagctaaaaattattttcaaccaAATGTTTCAACatctaaaaatcaatcaaataacactataaataatttaaaaaatagtcaacattatcaaaaagaaattgaaaaaaataatgaaaaaaaaaaaaaaaaggaagagGAGGAGGAGGAAGAGGAAATATCTATtttagaagttaaaaaaatagaaaaacctTTGTCAAGAGTTGCAACATTAACTCAAAAAACAACAtccaatttattaaataatagtgaAAATGCTAATATAATTGATGAAATATCTTTTAACTCATCTGTCAATAAATATCCAGAGTTATCTATTGAACGGACTAAAAAATTAGGTTCAGAAACAACTCTATGCCAACAACGATTACGATTAGATAACGATAATATTTCGTCAATTTCACAACCTACTACTGCGGCTGCTATTCCTAATATCGATATTACTACACATCAAATACCTACTTCTCCAAGTGcacttgaaaataataataataataataataataatattaataataacagagTAGTTGAAGATGTTATAATAGTCGAGAGTGACGATGAAaatgatcaattattattaacatcatCACAATCATTACAAATACCAGTAGTAACTGTAGAAAATactttatcatcattattagtaaataaacaaGTTGATAATCAACTTGATCAATTTTCAACACAATCAAAATTAGTTACAACAACAgaatcaattgaaataaataatgatgttATTATAAACTCCGAAGATtctttaatgaatattaaaataacaggTGTAACTTCACTACCTCCAGAAGTATTCGCTCAAGTACCAGATATTTCAAACAATACTACAAATAATTCTATTGATTCAACAACTTTAAATCttacacaaaatttaataagttcttcttcttcttcttcttcttcttcttcttcttcttcttctgctttattcaatgtaaataatcattttactAGTACTGTCTTAACGGCTGTACCAGTAACATCTATATTTAACAAAAGAAAAGCTGATTCTCCATCAGTATTATCAAGATTAGTAGATAAAGTTAATGATGTTAttgataagaataataaagaattaatGAATGTATCTTGTCCAAAAAGACCAAGACAGGATTTATCATCCGAAAGTTATTATACTACTTCCAGTACTACTGCTACAACTACTACcattattactactactcCTCTTACTACAAATACTTGTACAACTTGTATATCTTcaaattcattaaatgttgCAACAAATATGATTACCACCACAAAAtctcaacaaaattattttaaaaattattcaaaatcaattaattctgATATTTCTACGTCAAATCAATACAACAATGGTATATCTTTAGCTAATTCAGCAGTCATTAAAGTTTATAATCAGCAATATATTGTTCCACTTGGTGAAACAACAGATGATAGTGCACCTACTATGTCAATAACACCTGAACAAACGATAATGAGTCTCAATGATATTTCATCACGATTATCTGGACAGCAAATTAAT TCCGACGGGGATGCAGGCTCCAAACCTGCTGATGAACTCACTGTATGTCCAACCACAACAACGACAACAacaccatcatcatcaccatcaccaacaacaacaacaaccgATATCATCGTCAAACCCATACCAGAATTACATTCATCAGCAACAGGGGCAACCAGTGCCACTGAGACATCAGAGCTATCCACAACaccaacagcaacaacaacagccaCAGCAACAGAATCAGCTTTATTCTCCTCCATCGagttattacaaaaattatcaagcCTGTCAAAGATATCAACAAAATCCCCAGATGATGATCCAGGTGCAGCCAGAACAAGGATTACAATTCCACGAACAAGAAAATACGATCATACAATCTCCGATCAAAC cAATGACAACACCAGAAGTAATAGATTTGgattaataaaacataaagtATCATTacgtgatttaaaatttcgtgTTTGTTCTGGTAATTCCATTgag ATAACTATGGATGATAATTATAGAATGAATGTAAATTTAGATACCGCGATAAAATCTTCAATTAATGGTCAACGTTTACGTTCAGGGCGTAGTGGTGTTTGTCTTGTCAAGCCAAGGTCTTCGCGGGTTCGTGGACCTAAATCAAAACgtaaaaatcatgaagattgtgtaaattataatttaacaactAATAATGATGATACTATCACTGTAGTTAATAACagtttaatattaagtaaaaatgatgatagtGCTTCCAATGAAGAAATAAGAgacagtaataatattttattatcattaaattcaacaaaaacaacaacaacaacaacatcaatACCAGCGGCATCTTATTCTGcgagtaataataatgaatgcaatttagtaaataataaaaattataacaatcaAAGTCATCAGAGAGACACAGCTAAAGAGAATCTTGTACCTGATAAACTTTATCAACAATCCAATAATACTATTGATTCTCTGGCAAAacacgataataataatgttaacattaaaaaaagtcaCGTTGAATTTATTAGACGTAAATTACGATCATCAAAACATTTTAGTGacattgatgaaaattttacagacacatcttataataataataataattctaataataataataattctaataataataataataataataataataataataataataataataataataataataataataatgacgatgatgatgatgatgatggtatACGTTGCCATGTTAGTATTGATTTAAATCGTATTAAATCACTGATTGATTTAAaaccaaatctttttataaaaaaaacacgtaGTTGGgataaactaataaatttaaatgacaatgaattaaatttaaaatttaataattcaatcagTGAAAGAAACAGAGGTTTAAAACGTAGTTATAGTTTTGATAATATTTCGTCAtcaaatcattataaatttataactcctactactattaatattactacTGCTAATAATACTGttacaacaacaataacaacaacaacaacaatgaCTAATTTAAGTGATAATAATACGTTTTCATCAGAAATAATGTTTGATTCCcaacaaagtaaaaaaataaaaaaacgacgacggagttttaaaaaaagtaaccgagttaggtaa
- the LOC103572567 gene encoding CXXC-type zinc finger protein 1 — MSKKRHGLSKEEIAKQFMLPERKSKIATLLKQDGQAYCICRSSDSSRFMIGCDACEEWYHGDCINITEKDAKYIKQFFCVRCREEDSTLITRYKPRKTDQEDRRFKKYRDKDGRSGNSGGGAVAAASTGPGGGGGGAAAAGGRRYEYDDPWVGDSLIVKKSSQSSKRCGECNGCLRNENCGKCDPCRHLKKYGPSVRLKLRCIQRTCRSIGAIPLKPSKSLDKNRFDKPIKKRKRDSSNERTEQLLYNFLDTPRQCYGPTCIRQSRVGSKYCSDECGLKLATNRIYQVLPQRIQEWSLTSCVAEQNNQHALESVRKQQQDVKIILQELDKRHAELDRIVERAKNATIDPNYEIDDNDDTEMSMYCITCGHEIHSRTAIKHMEKCFNKYESQASFGSIFKTRIEGQVMFCDFFNPINRTYCKRLRVLCPEHCKDPKINDTQVCGCPLVTNVFDMTGEFCRAPKKSCVKHYVWEKLRRAEIDMERVRQWLKIDELVEQERQIRSNMATRAGVLALMLHSTYNHELMEQMTQEQNREQLKAMEEELERRYSQFHQRKLKTND; from the exons atgagtaAAAAGAGGCATGGATTATCG aAAGAAGAAATTGCTAAGCAATTTATGTTACCagaaagaaaaagtaaaatagcAACGTTATTAAAACAAGATGGGCAAGCTTATTGTATTTGCCGTAGCTCAGATAGTTCACGATTtatgat tgGTTGTGATGCTTGTGAAGAATGGTATCATGGAGATTGTATTAATATAACGGAGAAAGATgccaaatatataaaacaatttttttgtgtt cgATGCAGAGAAGAGGATTCAACATTAATAACAAGATACAAGCCTCGTAAAACAGATCAAGAAGAtcgtagatttaaaaaatatcgtgaTAAAGATGGTCGAAGTGGTAATAGTGGTGGTggtgctgttgctgctgctagTACTGGTcctggtggtggtggtggtggtgctgctgctgctggtgGTCGTCGTTATGAGTATGATGATCCGTGGGTTGGAGATTCATTGATAGTTAAAAAATCATCACAATCGTCAAAACGTTGTGGTGAATGTAATGGTTGtttgagaaatgaaaattGTGGTAAATGTGATCCCTGCAGGCATCTTAAAAAATATGGACCATCGGTAAGACTTAAATTACGTTGTATACAGCGTACATGCCGATCTATTGGAGCAATACCATTAAAACCTTCAAAaagtttagataaaaatagatttgatAAACCAATTAAAAAACGTAAACGAGATTCAAGTAATGAAAGAACAGAACAGttgttgtataattttttagatactCCAAGACAATGTTATGGCCCAACATGTATAAGACAATCACGAGTTGGTAGTAAATATTGTTCAGATGAATGTGGATTAAAACTTGCAACTAATAGAATATATCAGGTATTACCACAAAGAATTCAAGAATGGTCATTAACATCTTGTGTCGctgaacaaaataatcaacatGCATTAGAATCTGTAAGAAAACAACAGCAagatgttaaaattattttacaagaaTTAGATAAACGTCATGCTGAATTAGATCGTATTGTTGAGAGAGCTAAAAATGCAACTATTGATCCTAATTATGAAAtagatgataatgatgatactGAAATGAGTATGTATTGTATAACTTGTGGGCATGAAATACATTCACGTACTGCCATCAAACATATGGAAAAATGTTTCAATAag tATGAATCTCAAGCGTCGTTTGGttcgatttttaaaactcGTATTGAGGGTCAAGTTAtgttttgtgatttttttaatcccaTAAATCGTACCTACTGTAAACGTTTACGTGTTCTTTGTCCTGAACATTGTAAAgatccaaaaataaatgatactcAAGTATGTGGTTGTCCATTAGTAACAAATGTATTTGATATGACGGGTGAATTTTGTCGAGCACCGAAAAAAAGTTGTGTTAAACATTATGTATGGGAAAAATTACGTAGAGCTGAAATAGATATGGAACGTGTTAGACAATGgttaaaaattgatgaattaGTTGAACAAGAACGTCAAATTCGTTCAAATATGGCAACACGTGCTGGTGTATTGGCATTGATGCTACATTCAACTTATAATCATGAATTAATGGAACAAATGACTCAAGAGCAAAATCGCGAGCAATTAAAAGCAATGGAAGAAGAACTCGAAAGAAGATATAGTCAATTTCATCAACGCaaacttaaaactaatgactaa